A segment of the Symmachiella macrocystis genome:
GGACACCACCGCCGAGTATGCGCAACATCTGACCGAACAGTTCAACAAGATTGAAGACCACCAGGTCAAGGTTGAGGTCGATCCGGAAAAGGCGGTCGGATTGAGTGACGAAATGGAAGGCATCATCGTCGTCCCGGCGAAGGATCTCAAAGAAGGGGAACCGAACGAAGCGGTGCACACGGAACAGGGCGCGGGGTTGGCCTATCTGTTCTGCTCGCCCCGTTTCGATCCGATCATCGACGGAAAGAAAATCGATGCCAAGAAACTGCGGACTTTCAAATATATGGATGACAGTGGCATCGAAAAGACTGCCACTTGCATGATTTTGGCAGTGCGGAACGTGGAAGGAGACGACTGGAGGTTATACGCGTATGGCGCCGAAAAGAAACCGGTGATCGATGCGAAATTCGCCGATGCCGCCGAAGCACCCGAGGGCAACCTGACGATCGCGGTTAAAGATGCTAAGGGCAAAAAACAAATGTTGGTCGTGACGCTGTTTGGAAAATATGCAGCGGAGTTCGCCATAGGCCACTAAAAAAACGACAGAATCTCCAGGCCCCGGGTTCGACTGAAGCGTTCAGTGGAAACCGGGGCTTTTTCGTTGGGTGTTGAGTCTGCCCGCCGCCGATCGCAGCGGAGTGGTGGACTATTCGTGTTGGGTCCCTTACGATCAAACGAACCATCCCTCCGATTCCCAGTCTTTACTGCCACCACCGTCTCCTCAGCATGCTCAATTTCAGCGGCGTTTCTAAATCGTATGGCAAAAAACAGGTACTGGCGCCGACGGACCTGCACGTCGAATCGGGCAAGATCACCGTATTGATCGGGCCGAGTGGCTGTGGCAAATCGACGCTGCTGCGATTGATGATCGGCTTGATCGCGCCGGATGCGGGACGGATTGAATTCGAGGGAATCGATCTGGGCCATGCCGACATTGAGTCCCTACGACACAAAATGGGCTACGTGATCCAAGACGGCGGCCTGTTTCCGCATTTAACGGCGGCGCAAAATGTGGGCCTCTTGGCACGGCACTTGAATTGGAAAGAGGAGACCGTTCGCGCACGGATGGCCGAGTTGGCGGAATTGACACATTTTCCCATGGAGGGTTTGGATCGCTATCCGGTACAACTGTCCGGCGGACAGCGACAGCGCGTCAGTTTGATGCGGGCTTTGATGCTCGATCCCGATTTGTTGCTCTTGGACGAACCGTTGGGCGCACTCGACCCGCTGATCCGCACCGACTTGCAAGTCGAACTACGGGAGATCTTTGCCGCCTTAAAAAAAACCGTGGTGCTGGTCACGCACGATATCGGGGAGGCAGGCTTCTTCGGCGATCGCATTATTCTGATGCGCGAAGGAAACATCATCCAATCCGGCACGCTGGACGAACTCGTCAATCAACCAGCCGATCCGTTTGTGACACGATTCATCAACGCACAACGTTCTCCGCTCGCCGCCCTGTCGGGAGGGGATCGATGAAACGGACCATCGCGATCCTGTCACGTGTCAGCTGCATTGATCCAATTCGCCGACGGATTTGCAGATGCGCCCTGATACTCCTCGCTGGATTATTGGTTTTGGCAGCTAACAAAAATCGACTCGTGGCTGAGGAACCGCCGCAAGTGCGAATTGCTTCCAAGGCATTTACCGAGTCTGTCGTGTTGGGCGAAATGCTGCGAGCCTTGGCGGACTCAACTGGCGCGAACGCCGAGCATATCGCCGGACTGGGCGGTACACAACAAGCCTGGACAGCGATGGTTTCCGGTGAGATTGATATCTATCCCGATTACACCGGAACGATCACGCAAGAGATCCTGGCCAAATTGAAACTCAACGACACGACTGAAACCCGCGCCGCATTGGCCGAACAAGGGATCGTGATGAGCCGCCCGTTGGGGTTCAATAACACCTATGTCCTGGGCATGCCTGAAGCATTGGCCCAGGAATTGGACATCCGCACGATTTCGGACTTGGCCGCTCACCCACAACTCAAAATGGGGTTTAGCAGCGAGTTCATAGACCGCGCCGACGGTTGGCCGGGGTTGCGCGCCGCTTACGGACTGCCCCAAAAAGACGTCCGCGGCTTGAATCATGACCTGGCATACCGCGGCATCGAAAGCGGCGCGCTCGAAGTGACCGACATGTATCAGACCGACGCGGAGATCGAACAGTATCAACTCCGCGCGCTCATCGATGATCGGAATTACTTTCCCAACTACGATGCCGTTTTACTGTATCGCAACGACCTAGCTGATAAGGCGCCGGAGGCCTTGGCGGCAATGCTAAAGCTGGAAGACCAGATCTCGGCTGAACAGATGCGGAAACTCAATGCGCAGGTCAAACTACATAATCAGACCGAAGCGCGGGTGGCGGCGGACTTTGTGCGTGATCAGTTGGGCGTCGCAGCCCACCCGGTCACTGACGACTCGGAAAGTTCCTTTCAACGCATCGCGCGCTCGATTTGGAAACATACGCTACAGCATTTGTTTTTAACGGGTATGTCGCTGTTTTCGGCGATCATCGTGGCGATTCCGCTGGGGATTTTTTGCGCCAAACAAAAACTGTTCGGCCAGTTGATTTTGGGAACCGTCGGGATCGTGCAAACCGTACCATCATTGGCGCTGTTTGTGTTTTTGATTCCACTCTTCGGCATCGGTCCCGTACCCGC
Coding sequences within it:
- a CDS encoding ATP-binding cassette domain-containing protein; protein product: MLNFSGVSKSYGKKQVLAPTDLHVESGKITVLIGPSGCGKSTLLRLMIGLIAPDAGRIEFEGIDLGHADIESLRHKMGYVIQDGGLFPHLTAAQNVGLLARHLNWKEETVRARMAELAELTHFPMEGLDRYPVQLSGGQRQRVSLMRALMLDPDLLLLDEPLGALDPLIRTDLQVELREIFAALKKTVVLVTHDIGEAGFFGDRIILMREGNIIQSGTLDELVNQPADPFVTRFINAQRSPLAALSGGDR
- a CDS encoding ABC transporter permease/substrate-binding protein, encoding MRRRICRCALILLAGLLVLAANKNRLVAEEPPQVRIASKAFTESVVLGEMLRALADSTGANAEHIAGLGGTQQAWTAMVSGEIDIYPDYTGTITQEILAKLKLNDTTETRAALAEQGIVMSRPLGFNNTYVLGMPEALAQELDIRTISDLAAHPQLKMGFSSEFIDRADGWPGLRAAYGLPQKDVRGLNHDLAYRGIESGALEVTDMYQTDAEIEQYQLRALIDDRNYFPNYDAVLLYRNDLADKAPEALAAMLKLEDQISAEQMRKLNAQVKLHNQTEARVAADFVRDQLGVAAHPVTDDSESSFQRIARSIWKHTLQHLFLTGMSLFSAIIVAIPLGIFCAKQKLFGQLILGTVGIVQTVPSLALFVFLIPLFGIGPVPAIIALFLYSLLGIVRNTYSGLHDIPQPLRESATALGLPGMAQLRLIELPLAARSILAGIKTATVINVGTATLGGFIGAGGYGEPIFTGMRRGDTSMVLQGAIPAAVMALLAQGFFELAERRLVPKGLRLSPHE